Proteins encoded in a region of the Mycobacterium branderi genome:
- the lon gene encoding endopeptidase La, with protein sequence MAEAKSVPVLFVSDPVVLPGMVVPIALDDAARAAVDAARASESGKLLIAPRLEDRYPSHGVLAAILQVGRIAGGGTAAVVRGERRAQIGVGASGPGAALWVEVTEVPEVEASEHVKALAAEYKKLLLAMLQRREAWELVDVVNRLTDPSALADMAGYASYLSAVQKRQLLETEDVAERLRLLSEWTGDHLAEVEVSDKIAEDVRTGMEKQQKEFLLRQQLAAIRKELGEDEPEGSDDYRARVEAADLPEKVREAALREVGKLERASEQSPEGGWIRTWLDTVLELPWNVKTEDSTDLTAAREILDADHHGLDDVKDRIVEYLAVRARRAQRGLQVVGGRGSGAVMVLAGPPGVGKTSLGESVARALGRKFVRVALGGVRDEAEIRGHRRTYVGALPGRIVRAIGEAGSMNPVVLLDEIDKVGSDFRGDPAAALLEVLDPAQNHTFRDHYLDLDLDLSDVVFLATANVVENIPSALLDRMELVAIDGYTEDDKLAIARDFLLPRQRDRAGLTADEVSITDAALRKIAADYTREPGVRQFERLLAKALRKVATKIAADPVTIDEPDLVGYLGRPRFTPESAERTAVPGVATGLAVTGLGGDVLYIEASANDGEPGLQLTGQLGDVMKESAQIALSYVRSHAAELGVDPAALDRRIHVHVPAGAVPKDGPSAGVTMVTALVSMATGRQVRADVGMTGEVTLNGRVLPIGGVKQKLLAAQRAGLSTVFIPERNEPDLDDVPAEVLEALDVKPMTDVADIVTQALEPAAAALAAA encoded by the coding sequence ATGGCTGAAGCCAAATCAGTGCCCGTTTTGTTTGTCAGCGACCCTGTCGTGCTGCCCGGAATGGTGGTGCCGATTGCGCTGGATGATGCGGCTCGCGCCGCCGTCGACGCGGCCCGCGCCAGCGAGTCAGGCAAGCTGCTGATCGCGCCGCGGCTCGAGGACCGCTACCCGTCGCATGGGGTGCTGGCGGCGATTTTGCAGGTCGGCCGCATCGCCGGCGGCGGCACCGCCGCTGTCGTGCGGGGCGAACGGCGCGCCCAGATCGGGGTCGGCGCCAGCGGCCCGGGCGCGGCGCTGTGGGTCGAGGTGACCGAGGTCCCTGAGGTGGAGGCGTCCGAACACGTCAAAGCGCTGGCAGCTGAATACAAGAAGCTGTTGCTGGCGATGCTGCAGCGCCGCGAGGCCTGGGAGCTCGTCGACGTCGTCAACCGGTTGACCGACCCGTCGGCGCTGGCGGACATGGCCGGCTACGCGTCGTACCTGAGCGCCGTTCAGAAACGCCAGCTGCTGGAGACCGAAGACGTCGCTGAGCGGCTGCGCCTGCTGAGCGAGTGGACCGGCGACCACCTGGCCGAGGTCGAGGTCAGCGACAAGATCGCCGAGGACGTGCGGACCGGCATGGAAAAGCAGCAAAAGGAATTTCTGCTGCGTCAGCAGCTGGCAGCCATCCGCAAGGAGCTGGGCGAGGACGAACCCGAGGGTTCCGACGACTACCGGGCCCGCGTCGAGGCCGCCGACCTTCCCGAGAAGGTCCGCGAGGCCGCGCTGCGCGAGGTCGGCAAGCTGGAACGCGCCAGCGAACAGAGTCCCGAAGGCGGCTGGATCCGGACCTGGCTGGACACTGTGCTGGAGCTGCCCTGGAACGTCAAGACCGAGGACTCGACCGACCTGACGGCGGCCCGGGAGATCCTGGACGCCGACCACCACGGCCTGGACGACGTCAAGGACCGCATCGTCGAATACCTGGCTGTGCGGGCGCGCCGCGCCCAGCGCGGGCTGCAGGTCGTCGGTGGTCGCGGCTCCGGCGCGGTGATGGTGCTGGCCGGCCCGCCCGGAGTCGGCAAGACCTCGCTGGGTGAGAGCGTGGCCCGCGCGCTGGGCCGCAAGTTCGTGCGTGTCGCCTTGGGCGGCGTGCGCGACGAGGCCGAGATCCGCGGGCACCGCCGCACCTACGTCGGGGCGCTGCCCGGCCGCATCGTGCGCGCGATCGGCGAAGCAGGATCGATGAATCCCGTTGTGCTGCTTGACGAAATCGACAAGGTCGGCTCGGACTTCAGGGGCGACCCGGCGGCCGCGCTGCTCGAGGTGCTCGACCCCGCGCAGAACCACACGTTCCGCGACCACTACCTCGACCTGGATCTGGACCTGTCCGACGTGGTGTTCCTGGCGACCGCCAACGTCGTCGAAAACATCCCGTCGGCGCTGCTGGACCGGATGGAGTTAGTGGCCATCGATGGCTACACCGAAGACGACAAGCTGGCAATCGCCCGCGACTTCCTGTTGCCGCGGCAGCGCGACCGGGCCGGGCTGACCGCCGACGAGGTCAGCATCACCGACGCGGCGCTGCGCAAGATCGCCGCCGACTACACCCGCGAACCGGGTGTGCGGCAATTCGAGCGGCTGCTGGCCAAGGCGCTGCGCAAAGTCGCCACCAAGATTGCCGCGGATCCGGTGACCATCGACGAGCCCGACCTGGTCGGCTACCTGGGCCGGCCGCGGTTCACCCCGGAGTCGGCCGAACGCACGGCGGTGCCGGGTGTGGCGACCGGCCTGGCCGTGACGGGTCTGGGCGGTGACGTGCTCTACATCGAGGCCAGCGCCAACGACGGCGAGCCCGGATTGCAGCTGACCGGTCAGCTCGGCGACGTGATGAAGGAATCCGCACAGATCGCCCTGTCGTACGTGCGCTCGCACGCCGCAGAGCTGGGTGTTGATCCTGCAGCGCTGGACCGGCGCATCCACGTGCACGTCCCCGCCGGCGCCGTGCCCAAAGACGGGCCGTCGGCCGGTGTGACGATGGTGACCGCGCTGGTGTCGATGGCCACCGGCCGGCAGGTGCGCGCCGACGTCGGAATGACCGGCGAGGTGACGCTGAACGGCCGGGTGCTGCCGATCGGCGGCGTCAAGCAGAAGCTGCTGGCTGCGCAGCGCGCCGGGCTGTCGACGGTGTTCATCCCTGAGCGCAATGAGCCGGACCTGGACGACGTGCCCGCCGAAGTGCTCGAGGCGCTGGACGTCAAGCCGATGACCGACGTCGCCGACATCGTCACGCAGGCGCTGGAACCGGCAGCTGCGGCGCTGGCTGCGGCGTAA
- a CDS encoding nitroreductase/quinone reductase family protein: MSNVKQRLVRGAQRLVVNPVGRKMPVTMLETIGRKSGQPRRTAVGGRVIDNQFWMVSEHGDRSDYVRNIKANPAVRVRVRGRWRTGTAHLLPDDDAKARLRSLPSLNSAVVRAVGTDLLTIRVDLD; this comes from the coding sequence GTGAGCAACGTCAAACAGCGCCTGGTGCGTGGCGCGCAGCGGCTCGTCGTCAACCCGGTCGGCCGGAAGATGCCGGTGACCATGCTGGAAACCATCGGCCGCAAGTCCGGCCAGCCGAGGCGCACCGCGGTCGGCGGCCGGGTGATCGACAACCAGTTCTGGATGGTCTCCGAGCACGGCGACCGATCCGACTACGTCCGCAACATCAAGGCCAACCCCGCCGTGCGGGTGCGGGTCCGCGGCCGGTGGCGCACCGGAACCGCCCACCTGTTGCCCGACGACGACGCGAAAGCACGGCTGCGCAGCCTCCCGTCGCTCAACAGCGCCGTGGTCCGTGCGGTGGGCACTGACCTGTTGACCATCCGCGTCGACTTGGACTGA
- a CDS encoding TfoX/Sxy family protein — protein MAYDTELVERIREVLAPLRGVEEKRMFGGLAFLIGGHMTVAASGQGGLLVRVPPADTDKLLARAHVSPMVMGGRDMRGWLRVDLAGVKTKRQLQSWVTRSVDYVRTLPPKCAGRH, from the coding sequence TTGGCCTACGACACTGAATTGGTCGAGCGCATCCGCGAAGTGCTGGCGCCGCTTCGGGGCGTCGAGGAGAAACGGATGTTCGGCGGCCTGGCGTTCCTGATCGGTGGGCACATGACCGTCGCCGCCAGCGGCCAGGGCGGGCTGTTGGTGCGCGTGCCGCCCGCCGACACCGACAAACTGCTGGCCCGCGCGCACGTCAGCCCGATGGTGATGGGAGGCCGCGACATGCGCGGCTGGCTTCGGGTAGACCTCGCAGGGGTGAAAACCAAACGCCAGCTGCAGAGTTGGGTGACCCGCAGCGTTGACTACGTCCGGACCCTGCCGCCCAAGTGTGCTGGGCGGCACTAA
- a CDS encoding endonuclease, with the protein MDKHAEVARRLLKVAGTTYAAEAGVRVADKPMPLFQLLVLCMLASKPIDASIAMQAGRELFTEGLKTPKAVLAAKRRTMIAAFGRAHYVRYDESSATRLTDMAERVRDEYSGDLRELARRSDRDVRAATGLLKQFNGIGGTGADIFLREVQDVWTWARPYFDKRAIDAAKKLGLPTDPPQLGSLAPRDNARLAAALVRASLDADIRRQATG; encoded by the coding sequence ATGGACAAGCATGCCGAGGTAGCGCGGCGGCTGCTGAAAGTCGCCGGCACCACCTACGCGGCCGAGGCCGGCGTCCGCGTCGCTGACAAACCGATGCCGCTTTTCCAGTTGCTGGTGTTATGCATGCTGGCCAGCAAGCCGATCGACGCGTCGATCGCCATGCAAGCCGGTCGCGAACTGTTCACAGAGGGCCTGAAAACGCCGAAAGCCGTGTTGGCAGCGAAGCGCCGCACAATGATTGCCGCGTTCGGTCGCGCCCACTACGTGCGGTACGACGAAAGCTCGGCCACCCGGCTCACCGACATGGCCGAGCGGGTCCGCGACGAATACTCCGGCGATCTACGTGAGCTCGCCCGCCGCAGCGACCGCGATGTACGCGCGGCCACCGGCCTGCTCAAACAGTTCAACGGCATCGGTGGCACCGGCGCCGACATCTTCCTGCGCGAGGTGCAGGACGTATGGACTTGGGCGCGGCCATATTTCGACAAGCGGGCCATCGACGCGGCCAAGAAACTGGGCCTGCCCACCGATCCACCGCAACTGGGTTCGCTGGCGCCTCGCGACAACGCGCGCCTGGCCGCGGCATTGGTGCGGGCCTCGCTGGACGCCGACATACGGCGGCAAGCGACCGGTTGA
- a CDS encoding DUF72 domain-containing protein, giving the protein MTVRIGTSGWSYDHWADVLYPPGLPSARRLARYVEVFDTVELNASFYRWPKDSTFAGWRRQLPDGFAMSVKAHRGLTHYRRLSSPEPWIERFEHCWQLLGDRRGVLLVQLHPEQRRDDDRLDSFLASVPRWIRVAVELRHPSWNDAGVHALLERRNAAYVVMSGAGLACIPRATTDFVYIRMHGPDPESMYAGSYPDAELLRWAERITGWDGEGRDVWMYFNNDPHGHAVRNALFLKDLLR; this is encoded by the coding sequence GTGACGGTACGGATCGGCACCTCCGGATGGTCCTACGACCACTGGGCCGACGTGCTCTATCCGCCGGGCCTGCCGTCGGCGCGCCGGTTGGCCCGCTACGTCGAGGTGTTCGACACCGTCGAGCTGAACGCCAGTTTCTATCGCTGGCCCAAGGATTCGACGTTCGCGGGTTGGCGCCGGCAGCTGCCGGACGGATTCGCGATGTCGGTCAAGGCGCATCGCGGCCTGACCCACTACCGCCGGCTGTCCTCGCCGGAGCCGTGGATCGAGCGGTTCGAACACTGTTGGCAGCTGTTAGGTGACCGGCGCGGTGTGCTGCTGGTTCAGCTGCATCCCGAGCAACGCCGCGACGACGATCGGCTCGATTCGTTTCTGGCGAGCGTGCCGAGGTGGATCCGGGTGGCTGTCGAGTTGCGTCACCCGTCGTGGAACGACGCGGGCGTGCATGCGCTGCTGGAACGACGCAATGCCGCCTATGTGGTGATGAGCGGCGCCGGACTGGCGTGTATCCCCCGCGCCACCACGGACTTTGTGTACATCCGGATGCACGGCCCCGACCCGGAGTCGATGTACGCCGGCTCCTACCCCGACGCCGAGCTGCTGCGCTGGGCCGAGCGGATCACCGGCTGGGACGGCGAAGGCCGCGATGTCTGGATGTACTTCAACAACGACCCGCACGGCCACGCCGTGCGCAATGCGCTTTTCCTCAAGGACCTTTTGCGATGA
- a CDS encoding NAD(P)/FAD-dependent oxidoreductase, with the protein MASSTTFVIVGGGLAGAKAAEALRDKGFDGHIVLVAEEEHLPYERPPLSKEFLAGKKTLTDFTVHESAWYTDHDIDLRLGARAVAVDAAAHSVSLGDDTTVGYDKLLLASGSRSRHLPLPGADAAGVHYLRTFEDASALNSVLAEGSSLAVVGAGWIGLEVAASARQRGVDVTVVETAKLPLLAALGEEVGTVFAALHRDHGVDLRLQTQVQEITISDGKATGLALGDGSTVTADAVLVAVGAQPNIELAQEAGLSMGDGGVLVDASLCSSDADTYAVGDIAAAEHPLYRTRIRTEHWANALKQPAVAVDGMLGKPGEYAELPYFFTDQYDLGMEYVGYAPSYERVVFRGDVDGREFVAFWLDADNRVLAGMNVNIWDVLDDVKTLIRSQKPVDPDRLADPQAPLSDAVS; encoded by the coding sequence ATGGCCAGCTCAACCACATTCGTCATCGTCGGCGGCGGGCTCGCCGGCGCAAAAGCAGCAGAAGCATTGCGCGACAAAGGATTCGACGGCCACATCGTCCTGGTTGCCGAGGAAGAACATCTGCCCTACGAGCGACCACCATTGTCGAAGGAGTTTCTGGCCGGCAAGAAAACGCTCACCGATTTCACCGTGCACGAGTCGGCTTGGTACACCGACCATGACATCGATTTGCGGCTGGGCGCCCGGGCCGTCGCGGTCGACGCCGCCGCGCACAGCGTCAGTCTCGGCGACGACACCACCGTCGGCTACGACAAACTCTTGCTGGCCAGTGGGTCGCGGTCCCGGCACCTGCCACTACCCGGCGCCGACGCCGCAGGGGTTCACTACCTGCGGACGTTCGAAGACGCGTCGGCACTGAATTCCGTTCTGGCCGAAGGGTCGTCGCTCGCGGTGGTAGGCGCCGGGTGGATCGGCCTGGAGGTGGCCGCCAGCGCCCGCCAGCGCGGCGTCGACGTCACCGTGGTCGAGACCGCAAAACTGCCGCTGCTGGCCGCGCTCGGTGAAGAAGTCGGCACGGTGTTCGCCGCACTGCATCGCGACCACGGTGTCGATCTGCGGTTGCAAACCCAGGTCCAGGAAATCACGATTTCCGACGGAAAGGCGACCGGCCTCGCGCTGGGTGACGGGTCGACGGTCACCGCGGATGCGGTGCTGGTGGCCGTCGGCGCCCAGCCCAATATCGAGCTGGCGCAGGAGGCCGGCCTGTCGATGGGTGACGGCGGCGTGCTGGTCGACGCCTCGCTGTGCAGCAGCGACGCCGACACCTACGCCGTCGGCGACATCGCCGCCGCCGAGCATCCGCTGTACCGCACCCGCATTCGCACCGAGCACTGGGCCAACGCGCTCAAGCAGCCCGCGGTTGCCGTCGACGGAATGCTGGGAAAGCCGGGCGAATACGCCGAGCTGCCGTACTTCTTCACCGACCAGTACGACCTGGGCATGGAGTACGTCGGATATGCACCGAGCTATGAGCGGGTGGTGTTCCGCGGCGACGTCGACGGCCGCGAATTCGTCGCCTTCTGGCTGGACGCCGACAACCGGGTGCTGGCCGGAAT